Proteins from a genomic interval of Treponema brennaborense DSM 12168:
- a CDS encoding AraC family transcriptional regulator, producing MKSFQDFLEETGWKSCPNCSKYCQVGKTVCIRSEDFDGLYWYYETDQFIIDIHDFFIKKEKMINSFPDMSRFLLFSTSYIKSANGESFNPYQTLTANTVFVTNAGKTKCRLLLHANFPYLSVGVNFKENMIKEYISCHLGTPPATVSDVFFDTRELVTKPMEKLANAVLNCNMSAPAARIFFEAKAKEWLSITLNAYLNKAKTKKIFESDERNIENVANYINDHYALDISQEILEKIALMSGTKLKNVFKQKYQMSITEYSQRKRMNIAETLLATTELEIRDVAKSVGYTSHSRFTTLFKKYKGIYPREVKKRGPQNDGNNVCVCMCAG from the coding sequence ATGAAGTCGTTTCAAGATTTTCTGGAAGAAACGGGATGGAAATCCTGTCCGAACTGCAGCAAGTATTGTCAAGTCGGTAAAACCGTCTGTATCCGCAGTGAAGATTTTGACGGATTGTACTGGTATTACGAAACCGATCAATTCATCATCGACATTCACGATTTTTTTATAAAAAAAGAAAAAATGATCAATTCGTTTCCCGACATGAGCCGATTTCTGTTGTTCAGTACGTCGTATATCAAGTCGGCAAACGGTGAAAGCTTTAATCCGTATCAAACGTTGACGGCAAACACCGTGTTTGTTACGAACGCGGGAAAAACGAAATGCCGATTACTCCTGCACGCCAATTTTCCCTATTTGAGCGTGGGCGTTAATTTCAAGGAAAACATGATCAAAGAATATATTTCCTGCCATCTCGGCACACCGCCCGCCACCGTTTCGGACGTATTCTTCGATACCCGGGAACTGGTAACGAAGCCGATGGAAAAACTGGCAAACGCCGTTTTGAACTGCAATATGAGCGCACCGGCTGCACGGATATTTTTTGAAGCAAAAGCGAAAGAATGGCTGAGCATTACGCTCAACGCCTATTTGAATAAAGCGAAAACGAAAAAAATATTTGAATCCGACGAACGGAATATCGAAAACGTCGCAAATTATATCAACGACCATTACGCTTTGGATATTTCCCAAGAAATATTGGAAAAAATCGCCCTGATGAGCGGTACGAAATTGAAAAACGTATTTAAGCAAAAATATCAGATGAGCATTACGGAATACTCACAGCGGAAAAGAATGAATATTGCGGAAACCTTACTGGCAACTACAGAACTCGAAATACGGGACGTTGCGAAATCGGTCGGATACACGTCTCACAGCAGATTCACCACGCTCTTTAAAAAATATAAAGGCATATATCCGCGGGAAGTCAAAAAACGCGGACCCCAAAACGACGGAAACAACGTATGCGTGTGTATGTGCGCCGGATAA
- the rpsU gene encoding 30S ribosomal protein S21 gives MAHILVDDSENLEKAIKRFKRMVEKEGIIREYKKREYYEKPSTIKNRKNKTLQRKLMKKNRKSASSSSKGSY, from the coding sequence ATGGCTCATATTCTCGTCGACGACTCAGAGAATCTTGAAAAAGCAATCAAACGCTTCAAACGTATGGTTGAAAAAGAAGGCATTATCCGCGAATACAAAAAGCGTGAATATTACGAAAAACCTTCCACCATCAAGAACCGTAAGAATAAAACGCTGCAGCGCAAACTGATGAAAAAAAACCGGAAATCGGCATCTTCGTCAAGCAAGGGTTCTTACTAA
- a CDS encoding phosphodiester glycosidase family protein gives MLRHFKKGSGSFLFLCAAAAVIAVLGACSSQPEFSGTGTDGRFVREYVRNGIIPEIWEWQSVQSGVDYAYFRNDSLPVRWHLVRIDLRTPGLELVSYPHERHFSQNGTFAGQTVQQFAADTDALVAVNATPFSYAPTRFGSRRKLTGLYAVEGVQLSEPIEKYAALLFIRTEGRLEACVLPHQTETLPERTEYAFGGFFAILSDSRIREFAYHSLDSRTAAGVSADKSVLYLLCVEGERKRSSKGLTYEECAYLLRAAGAADAMQLDGGGSAAIAISGIKTMSYPVKRHSANIFGFKVTFPQNSD, from the coding sequence ATGTTACGGCATTTCAAAAAAGGAAGCGGAAGCTTCCTTTTTTTATGCGCGGCAGCCGCTGTAATCGCAGTACTGGGCGCCTGCAGTTCGCAGCCGGAGTTTTCCGGTACCGGAACGGACGGTCGGTTCGTACGGGAATACGTCCGAAACGGCATTATACCGGAAATCTGGGAATGGCAGAGTGTGCAAAGCGGCGTCGACTACGCGTATTTCCGCAACGACAGCCTTCCCGTCCGCTGGCATTTAGTCCGAATCGATCTCCGCACGCCGGGATTGGAACTCGTCAGCTATCCGCACGAACGGCATTTTTCACAAAACGGTACGTTTGCAGGGCAAACCGTTCAGCAATTCGCAGCCGATACGGACGCGCTTGTCGCAGTCAACGCGACGCCGTTCTCTTATGCTCCCACGCGCTTCGGATCCCGCCGGAAACTGACCGGTCTTTATGCGGTCGAGGGCGTCCAGCTTTCCGAGCCGATAGAAAAATACGCAGCGCTCCTATTCATCCGAACCGAAGGCCGCCTGGAAGCGTGCGTACTGCCGCATCAAACGGAAACGCTGCCCGAACGGACAGAATATGCGTTCGGCGGATTTTTTGCAATTCTTTCAGACTCCCGGATCCGGGAATTTGCCTATCATTCGCTTGATTCGCGGACGGCGGCGGGCGTCTCCGCGGATAAATCCGTGCTGTACCTGCTTTGCGTCGAAGGCGAACGGAAACGTTCCAGCAAAGGACTGACGTACGAAGAGTGCGCGTATCTGCTTCGCGCGGCTGGTGCCGCCGACGCGATGCAGCTGGACGGCGGCGGATCCGCCGCTATCGCGATTTCGGGCATAAAAACGATGAGTTATCCGGTAAAACGACATTCCGCAAATATTTTCGGCTTTAAGGTCACTTTTCCGCAGAATTCAGATTGA
- a CDS encoding PilZ domain-containing protein — translation MGVVTSQQLLRYYELYRDKEVTFSKEVIKTLNLDPRQVYIKCTDSQWPCIINSTSFQGAKIIIGSKGGAYARLSQEKGTVNLRFCFLQADKQPISFFIGSRVVEITPYMNSPDLAVVSLAYIQRPPDALIECIGKLLEANINAVRRKDERILLSEDAKRKLNLQKEETIVFIDNVPRHCIIRDISFSGAKIILLGIAQFLNQKSIVLRMEFDEPPEMIAIPGRIVKTEQVQGRKDIVVVCIQFDEKHVPMSYKIHINGYLTGIRKK, via the coding sequence ATGGGCGTTGTAACGAGTCAGCAACTTTTGAGATATTACGAATTATACCGAGACAAAGAAGTTACGTTTTCCAAAGAAGTTATTAAAACCCTGAATTTGGATCCGCGTCAGGTTTACATAAAATGTACCGATTCCCAGTGGCCGTGTATTATCAATTCAACTTCATTTCAAGGTGCAAAAATAATCATCGGTTCGAAAGGCGGTGCGTACGCAAGACTTTCACAGGAAAAAGGAACGGTCAATCTGCGTTTCTGTTTTCTGCAGGCGGATAAGCAGCCGATCAGCTTTTTCATCGGATCCCGGGTAGTTGAAATTACTCCGTACATGAATTCACCCGACCTTGCCGTCGTTTCGCTCGCATATATACAGCGGCCGCCGGATGCGCTCATCGAATGCATCGGAAAACTGCTGGAAGCGAATATCAACGCGGTACGCCGCAAGGATGAACGGATTCTCCTTTCAGAAGACGCAAAGCGGAAGCTGAATTTGCAAAAAGAAGAAACGATCGTTTTCATAGACAACGTACCGCGCCACTGCATTATACGCGACATTTCATTTTCCGGAGCAAAGATCATTCTGCTCGGTATCGCGCAGTTTCTGAATCAAAAAAGCATCGTGCTGCGCATGGAATTCGACGAACCGCCGGAAATGATTGCGATACCCGGACGTATCGTCAAAACCGAACAGGTACAGGGGCGAAAGGATATCGTCGTCGTGTGCATCCAGTTTGATGAAAAACACGTTCCCATGTCGTACAAGATTCACATCAACGGGTATTTAACGGGAATAAGGAAAAAATAG
- a CDS encoding tetratricopeptide repeat protein — translation MNPSAPLESVVFIALPENVSLSTHAFTIDPAIPLPVQKNTASEDAFDPTSLTQEMIFAGILTVLAYDAQNEHVSYYRQLLQSARPDIKQELTEAAILKARNEDFEIAEEIFAALRGLDPDDIATVLNTALFFDQRAESYRKSGLNEDADAYDQSAHQYYKQAMAADPAPPDAFFNAGFFYLKQRNFSRAKNCFETYLTLTGDLADDDLGENGRYKKERAKEIVEDISSRNLEDEQFKAAFDFISMGQEERGLEEIRTFLQKNPKVWNAWFLLGWGLRRLERWTDAKSAFLQAIECGSTGADTYNELAICHMELGEYAESRKRLVQALEAEPENTKIMSNLGYLALKQDRTAEAKKYFLSVLEFDPDDAIAKSMIAKLES, via the coding sequence ATGAATCCATCCGCCCCCCTTGAATCAGTCGTTTTTATCGCGCTGCCCGAAAACGTTTCGCTTTCAACGCACGCGTTCACGATAGACCCCGCGATACCGCTTCCCGTGCAAAAAAATACGGCAAGTGAAGACGCGTTTGATCCGACGTCCCTGACGCAGGAAATGATATTCGCCGGCATTTTGACCGTACTGGCCTACGACGCTCAAAACGAGCACGTTTCCTATTACCGGCAGCTGCTGCAGTCCGCCCGGCCCGATATAAAACAGGAACTCACCGAAGCGGCCATACTCAAAGCGCGGAACGAAGACTTTGAAATCGCGGAGGAAATATTCGCCGCGCTGCGGGGACTCGATCCGGACGACATCGCGACGGTGCTCAACACGGCACTCTTTTTTGACCAGCGCGCGGAATCGTACCGAAAGTCGGGCTTGAACGAGGACGCAGACGCATACGACCAAAGCGCGCACCAATACTACAAGCAGGCGATGGCGGCTGATCCCGCTCCGCCCGACGCGTTTTTTAACGCGGGTTTTTTCTATCTGAAACAGCGCAATTTTTCGCGCGCAAAAAACTGTTTTGAAACGTATCTGACGCTTACCGGCGATCTTGCGGACGACGATCTCGGCGAAAACGGCCGGTATAAAAAGGAACGTGCCAAAGAAATCGTCGAAGACATCAGCTCCCGGAACCTTGAAGACGAACAGTTCAAAGCGGCGTTCGATTTTATTTCAATGGGACAGGAAGAACGCGGACTGGAAGAAATCCGCACCTTTTTGCAGAAAAACCCCAAAGTCTGGAACGCCTGGTTCCTGCTCGGCTGGGGACTGCGCAGACTGGAGCGCTGGACCGACGCGAAATCGGCGTTTTTGCAGGCGATTGAGTGCGGAAGCACCGGCGCAGACACGTACAACGAACTGGCCATTTGCCATATGGAATTGGGCGAATACGCGGAAAGCAGAAAACGCCTCGTACAGGCGCTGGAAGCGGAACCGGAAAATACCAAAATCATGTCGAACTTGGGATATCTGGCGCTCAAACAGGATAGAACGGCGGAAGCAAAAAAATATTTTCTGAGCGTATTGGAATTCGACCCTGACGATGCGATCGCAAAAAGTATGATCGCCAAACTGGAATCCTAA
- a CDS encoding DUF192 domain-containing protein yields MKRICAAVCFCCLVFTAACSQVSRLEKKNLTLIRADGSEVPVRAELARTEQERSFGFMERTVIPDGTGMLFIFERDQILSFWMKNTPHPLSIAFIDSNGVICDIFDMTPYSLASRSSSVSVRYALEVPQGWFERVHIGVGDRVALDW; encoded by the coding sequence ATGAAGCGGATTTGTGCCGCCGTCTGTTTTTGCTGTCTCGTTTTTACCGCCGCCTGTTCGCAAGTTTCCCGGCTTGAAAAAAAGAATTTAACGCTGATCCGCGCCGACGGCAGCGAAGTACCGGTTCGTGCCGAACTCGCCCGCACCGAACAGGAACGTTCGTTCGGCTTTATGGAGCGTACGGTTATTCCCGACGGGACGGGAATGCTGTTTATTTTCGAGCGGGATCAGATTTTGAGTTTTTGGATGAAAAACACACCGCATCCGCTTTCAATTGCGTTTATCGATTCAAACGGCGTTATCTGCGATATATTCGATATGACGCCGTATAGCCTTGCGTCCCGGAGCAGTTCCGTTTCCGTCAGGTACGCGCTGGAAGTGCCTCAGGGATGGTTCGAGCGCGTGCATATCGGCGTCGGCGACCGCGTCGCGCTCGACTGGTAG
- a CDS encoding Crp/Fnr family transcriptional regulator — MLQLSFVNFRKDSFILVEGNPCGDRFFIIRSGSVRCVKERAVVQSATFGPGDFIGVVPCLSGHAQTESVIAVTDVVVIAVNRNQYPDLIQQNTPVAMKIIRTFANRMRIMNEVLTQLTFKGVAVVSPEQLFAIASYYEKEGKINLAVYGYYQYLKACPSGVNAVRAKDRFIALKPRSRAVHFEPNQELIREYPKDTMIFSECQSGHDMYIIQEGQVKITKVVDNNEVILAVLKKGDFFGEMALLEDKPRSASAIAHEACRLMVVNRKNFDQMVASQPQLVSRLTITLSERLWAMERQLTNTEISDPVFKMVDMLALQIEKAKIAVDSPVKVSFTFDLSPEDIADMCGISHDMQGMAINRFMDTAPVRRDGRKLLVTDCLEVIKSAAVHRKQKH, encoded by the coding sequence GTGTTACAGCTTTCATTCGTAAACTTCAGAAAAGACTCTTTTATTCTTGTGGAAGGGAATCCCTGCGGTGATCGTTTTTTTATCATTCGCAGCGGCTCCGTCCGATGCGTTAAAGAAAGAGCCGTCGTTCAGTCTGCCACATTCGGTCCGGGGGATTTTATCGGCGTCGTTCCGTGTTTGTCCGGGCATGCACAGACGGAATCGGTTATCGCCGTTACCGACGTCGTGGTTATCGCGGTAAACCGCAATCAATATCCTGATCTTATCCAACAGAATACTCCCGTTGCGATGAAAATTATCCGTACCTTTGCAAACCGGATGCGGATCATGAACGAAGTGTTGACGCAGCTTACATTTAAAGGCGTTGCCGTCGTATCTCCCGAACAGCTGTTCGCAATCGCTTCGTATTACGAAAAAGAAGGTAAAATCAATCTCGCCGTATACGGTTATTATCAGTATCTGAAAGCGTGTCCCTCCGGTGTGAATGCCGTTCGGGCAAAAGACCGTTTTATCGCGCTCAAACCGCGCAGCCGCGCCGTGCATTTTGAACCGAATCAGGAGCTGATACGCGAATATCCGAAAGATACGATGATTTTTTCCGAATGCCAAAGCGGGCACGACATGTATATCATTCAGGAAGGGCAGGTTAAGATCACTAAAGTGGTTGACAACAACGAAGTGATTCTCGCCGTCCTTAAAAAAGGTGACTTTTTCGGCGAGATGGCGCTGCTTGAAGATAAACCCCGTTCGGCGAGTGCGATTGCGCACGAAGCGTGCCGGCTTATGGTTGTGAACCGGAAAAACTTCGATCAGATGGTTGCTTCTCAGCCGCAATTGGTTTCCCGTCTGACGATTACGCTTTCCGAGCGCTTATGGGCGATGGAACGGCAGCTTACGAATACCGAAATCAGCGATCCTGTTTTCAAAATGGTGGATATGCTGGCGCTGCAGATCGAAAAGGCCAAAATAGCCGTCGATTCGCCGGTGAAAGTAAGCTTTACGTTCGATTTGTCGCCGGAGGATATCGCCGACATGTGCGGGATTTCCCACGATATGCAGGGAATGGCGATCAACCGTTTTATGGATACGGCGCCGGTTCGCCGCGACGGGCGAAAGCTTTTGGTGACGGATTGTCTTGAAGTCATAAAATCGGCTGCCGTGCACCGCAAGCAGAAACACTAG
- the murB gene encoding UDP-N-acetylmuramate dehydrogenase, giving the protein MYNVRKIEENINICGQFRGEILYDEPLAPRTTFKVGGRAAVLAEPADVPSLCAVLNAVRAAAVPYFVLGGGSNVVVPDEGVAYAVVSLQTQLLQPAMNGIELIDAAETSCGAGDSGESADFAAGADFAGPIAAAGDSGKSGDFAAGAAALLRCGAGCTVERVTAFCAEHSLGGLENFAGLPGTVGGAVYMNARCYDRSISDVLRRVSYLDCSSVQPKLCCYEMNGADWDYKKSPFQGQLGTSVIVGAEFAVTRLSAADAAASAKKAASYVADRREKGHFRFPSAGSVFKNNRAFGKPSGAIIDEAGLRGYRIGGAQVAPWHGNFIINTGGATADDIRSLVSYVIRTVHDKTGFTLEPEIVFIPFL; this is encoded by the coding sequence ATGTATAATGTACGGAAAATAGAAGAAAATATCAATATCTGCGGGCAGTTCCGCGGTGAAATTTTATACGATGAACCGCTGGCACCCCGTACGACGTTCAAAGTCGGCGGCCGTGCCGCAGTGCTCGCAGAACCGGCCGACGTGCCGTCCTTGTGCGCGGTGCTGAACGCGGTGCGGGCGGCGGCTGTTCCGTATTTCGTGCTGGGCGGCGGTTCGAACGTCGTCGTTCCGGATGAAGGCGTTGCGTACGCTGTCGTTTCGTTGCAGACTCAGCTGCTGCAGCCGGCGATGAACGGCATTGAACTGATTGACGCAGCCGAAACTTCGTGCGGTGCCGGCGATTCAGGTGAAAGTGCCGATTTTGCCGCCGGTGCCGATTTTGCCGGTCCTATTGCTGCTGCCGGCGATTCGGGTAAAAGTGGCGATTTTGCAGCCGGTGCCGCCGCCTTGCTGCGCTGCGGCGCGGGGTGCACGGTGGAGCGCGTAACGGCTTTTTGTGCGGAGCATTCGCTCGGCGGACTGGAAAATTTTGCCGGGTTGCCGGGGACGGTCGGCGGCGCCGTGTATATGAACGCGCGCTGCTACGACCGTTCGATAAGCGACGTGCTGCGGCGGGTTTCGTATCTCGATTGTTCGTCAGTACAGCCGAAGCTTTGCTGCTATGAGATGAACGGCGCCGATTGGGACTACAAAAAGTCGCCGTTTCAGGGACAACTCGGGACTTCGGTTATCGTCGGCGCCGAATTCGCCGTTACCCGGCTTTCCGCGGCGGACGCTGCCGCTTCGGCAAAAAAAGCGGCTTCGTACGTGGCGGATCGGCGTGAAAAAGGGCATTTCCGGTTTCCGTCGGCAGGAAGCGTGTTTAAAAATAATCGTGCGTTCGGAAAACCGTCCGGTGCGATTATAGACGAAGCCGGGCTGCGCGGCTACCGTATCGGCGGTGCGCAGGTGGCTCCGTGGCACGGCAATTTTATCATCAATACGGGAGGAGCGACCGCGGACGATATCCGCTCGCTCGTGTCGTACGTGATACGGACGGTACACGATAAAACAGGGTTTACTCTTGAACCTGAAATCGTTTTTATACCATTTTTATAG
- a CDS encoding cysteine--tRNA ligase: protein MALRLYNTLGRQLQDFIPIHAGKAGFYGCGPTVYNFAHIGNLRAYVFLDILDRTLTYLGYDITHVMNITDIGHLSGDADEGEDKMVKTAKDRGQSVLEIAQFYTDAFFGDIDRLNIRRPDVVCKATEHVPDMIELIKRIEANGHTYTAGGNLYFDVSTFPSYGDLAGLNLDDLKAGARIDIDRNKRNPFDFVLWFTKSKFENQALVWDSPWGRGYPGWHIECSAMSMKYLGEQFDIHTGGIDHIPIHHTNEIAQSEGATGKKWVNYWLHNEFLVIAKDKESADGGAGKMSKSSGNFLTLQSLVDKGYDALDYRFFLLGAHYRSQVAFSWAAMDGAKNARKALVQRVAKVLARSAERVQTGAGLPTKKPSARAHAYLDKFTAALENDLATPQALSALQTAVKDAELAPEEVVSLVQRMDSVLALDLLKNARQLLADETAAAVTDGSDPEAKEIQALIEERTAAKKAKNYARADEIRTELNGRGIILEDTPQGTVWKRA from the coding sequence ATGGCATTACGGTTATATAATACGCTCGGTCGGCAGCTGCAGGATTTCATTCCGATTCACGCAGGAAAAGCCGGGTTTTACGGTTGCGGCCCGACCGTTTACAATTTCGCACACATCGGCAATCTGCGCGCGTACGTGTTCCTCGACATACTTGACAGAACCCTTACCTATCTCGGCTACGACATCACGCACGTTATGAATATCACCGACATCGGACATTTATCCGGCGACGCTGATGAAGGCGAAGACAAAATGGTCAAAACCGCCAAAGATCGCGGGCAGTCGGTGCTGGAAATCGCGCAGTTTTACACCGATGCGTTTTTCGGCGACATAGACCGGCTGAATATCCGCCGTCCCGACGTCGTGTGCAAAGCGACCGAACACGTGCCGGATATGATCGAACTGATCAAGCGGATAGAAGCGAACGGACACACGTATACGGCCGGCGGTAATTTGTACTTCGACGTGTCTACATTTCCTTCCTACGGGGATCTTGCCGGCCTCAATTTGGACGATCTGAAAGCGGGCGCGCGCATCGACATCGACCGGAACAAACGCAATCCGTTCGACTTCGTTCTGTGGTTCACCAAAAGTAAATTTGAAAATCAGGCGCTCGTGTGGGATTCGCCGTGGGGACGCGGATATCCGGGCTGGCATATCGAATGTTCCGCCATGAGCATGAAATATCTGGGCGAACAGTTCGACATCCACACCGGCGGTATCGATCATATTCCGATTCATCACACGAACGAGATCGCACAGTCCGAAGGCGCCACCGGCAAGAAATGGGTAAACTATTGGCTGCACAACGAATTTCTGGTCATCGCCAAAGATAAAGAATCAGCGGACGGCGGCGCCGGAAAAATGTCGAAATCCTCCGGCAATTTTCTGACGCTCCAATCGCTCGTCGATAAAGGATACGACGCGCTCGATTACCGCTTTTTCCTGCTCGGCGCACATTACCGCAGTCAGGTCGCGTTTTCCTGGGCAGCGATGGACGGTGCAAAAAACGCACGGAAAGCGCTCGTTCAGCGCGTTGCAAAAGTACTGGCGCGCTCGGCCGAGCGCGTGCAAACCGGCGCCGGTCTGCCGACGAAAAAACCGAGCGCCCGAGCACACGCGTATCTTGACAAATTTACGGCGGCGCTTGAAAACGATCTGGCAACGCCGCAGGCGCTTTCCGCATTACAGACGGCGGTCAAAGACGCCGAATTGGCTCCTGAAGAAGTCGTTTCTCTCGTGCAGCGTATGGATTCGGTTCTCGCGCTCGATTTGCTGAAAAACGCGCGGCAGCTGCTTGCAGACGAAACCGCGGCCGCCGTAACGGACGGTTCCGACCCGGAAGCGAAAGAAATACAAGCTCTGATCGAAGAACGGACGGCAGCTAAAAAAGCGAAAAACTATGCCCGGGCGGACGAAATCCGTACCGAATTGAACGGCCGCGGCATCATCCTTGAAGACACTCCGCAGGGAACCGTCTGGAAGCGCGCGTAA
- a CDS encoding RNA polymerase sigma factor — MFTSSDVNQTGTLNAADPADFRKIYDATMQLLFKVSYRVVSDEEAAEDLVHDSLIKMNEKALTFPSLNDAKYWLIRVVKNASLNYAKRKGRERKAYERALYEDRRKQDSGETELLKAESRKKARDALDKLPENLKMVLILREYAELNYKEIGRVMGITEGNVKVRVFRAREQLAKLIGEDDVYLP, encoded by the coding sequence TTGTTTACTTCTTCGGATGTAAATCAGACGGGAACGCTGAACGCGGCGGATCCCGCTGATTTCAGAAAAATATACGACGCGACCATGCAGTTGCTTTTCAAGGTATCGTACCGCGTAGTCAGCGACGAGGAAGCGGCGGAAGATTTGGTACACGATTCGCTCATAAAAATGAACGAAAAAGCGCTTACGTTTCCGAGTTTGAACGATGCGAAGTACTGGCTCATCCGCGTCGTAAAAAACGCGTCGCTGAATTACGCGAAACGAAAAGGCCGTGAACGCAAAGCCTACGAACGGGCGCTGTACGAAGACCGCCGCAAGCAGGATTCGGGTGAAACCGAACTGCTCAAGGCCGAATCGCGTAAAAAAGCCCGGGACGCGTTGGACAAACTTCCGGAGAACCTGAAAATGGTACTGATTCTCCGTGAATATGCCGAACTTAATTATAAGGAAATCGGCAGGGTTATGGGTATAACCGAGGGAAACGTTAAAGTCAGAGTGTTTCGCGCACGTGAACAGCTGGCAAAACTGATAGGAGAAGACGATGTCTACTTGCCCTGA